Genomic DNA from Blastocatellia bacterium:
CGCGCAGCACACGCACTGCGTCAACGCGTTGACAGACCGACGAGGCAGTGAGCACCAACTTGTCCATCACATAACCGGGATTGACGCCCGTGCCCAGCACCGTCACGCCATTGGCTTTGGCCGCCGCGTCTATCCGCGCAGAAAGTTCCGGCGATTTTCTCAGCGGATAGGATAGCTCTTCGCATGTCGAAACGACATTGCTACCGGCTTCCACGCACGCAATGAGCTGGTCAACGACGTCCCTGAGATAAGACGAGGTGGAGTGAATGACTACGTCAGCCTTCCTCGCCAACACCTCAGCCGCGTTGTCTGACACAACGACGCCCCATGTCTCGTCCAGTCCAATGGCGTGAGCAAGGTCTTTCCCAACTTTGTTCGGATCAATGTCAATGGCGCCGATGAACGCAGCATTAGGTTTTTGCTTGGCCAGCGCAACGATCGCAGCGCCAATCGGGCCGATGCCGTATTGAATCAATCGTATCATTGGATGAATCCTCTTTGTGAGAAATTGAGCAAACCAAGGCCGGTATTATAACGCGCTCTGCGCGGATCAGCTATTGCCTCATCTGTTTTTGCTTGTGTGCGCCGCCGGTGAATGTAGTAAACTTGCCCCGCATGTCGTGGGATACGCGCATTCTCAGTCACGCCGAGTTAAGCGCCTTTGAACAGACGACGCGCTCGATGGATTGGCCAGCGCAAGTCAGGGCGCTGATCCGTCACCAACTGGCGCACTGGCCATTGCTGGCCGAGGGCGTCGAGTCGCTTTCACAAGTATCGGTGAAAAAGCTCTGGCTGTCGGATTACTGCGTGCTCGCCCAGTTTAATCCGAAACGGCTCGCCAGCGCATCGGCAGCCGTTGACACAGTCTCCGTCCAACAGCGCCCCTGCTTTCTCTGTGATACGAATTTGCCTGCAGAGGAAAAAGGCTTGGCCTACGGCGATGATCTGGTGATCCTGTGCAATCCATTTCCAATCGTGAGCCATCATCTTTCTATTGTGCACCGATGTCATATCGAGCAGACGATCATTGGAGAGTTTGAGCGCGTGCTCGAGCTGGCCAAAGACCTGTCGCCTGATTGGTTCATTCTCTACAACGGCCCGCAATGCGGCGCATCGGCGCCCGATCATTTCCATGTGCAGGCTGGCGCGCGTCAAGGATTGCCGCTGGAGCGCCACGTGACGCAGCTTCGCATGCGCTCAGTCTCCCACGCCGATGAGGTTCACGTGGTCACGCCTGAGCAATACCATCTGAATCTGCTCATCGCTCAGGGAGCAAATGGTCAGGCGCTCGCTCGGTGGTTCTACCAAGCAATCCATCTGTTGACTGAACTCACGGCCAGCCCTGCTGAACCGCTCATCAACCTAATTGTGACGTTCGACCAACCAAGCTGGAACGTCTACCTGTTCCCGCGCGCCAAGCATCGTCCGGCGTGCTACTTTGCTGAAGGGGACGACAAGCTGCTGGTCAGTCCCGGCGCGATTGATCTGGCCGGTTACGTGGTCGTTCCCATCGAAGCGCACTTTCGCAAAATTGATGCGCCGACTGTCAAGCAGATTTTCTCGGAAGTCACGCTCAGCTCGAATGTGTTCACTCAGCTCGTTGAACGGTTGAGGAGCTTATGAACGTTTTCACTGATGAACCGACTATCGCTGTCGGTTTGCTGACGGGCGTCAAGGAAGTTCAT
This window encodes:
- a CDS encoding DUF4922 domain-containing protein produces the protein MNVVNLPRMSWDTRILSHAELSAFEQTTRSMDWPAQVRALIRHQLAHWPLLAEGVESLSQVSVKKLWLSDYCVLAQFNPKRLASASAAVDTVSVQQRPCFLCDTNLPAEEKGLAYGDDLVILCNPFPIVSHHLSIVHRCHIEQTIIGEFERVLELAKDLSPDWFILYNGPQCGASAPDHFHVQAGARQGLPLERHVTQLRMRSVSHADEVHVVTPEQYHLNLLIAQGANGQALARWFYQAIHLLTELTASPAEPLINLIVTFDQPSWNVYLFPRAKHRPACYFAEGDDKLLVSPGAIDLAGYVVVPIEAHFRKIDAPTVKQIFSEVTLSSNVFTQLVERLRSL